The genome window GGTAACCTTGCGTTCATCGATGTGCACCATCAATAACTCCAAAAAAGAAAGGGCGAGTGACCCTCTCAGCGAAGGTTGCTCGCCCCGTTCTTTTATTTCGCTATAAAGAAAGGGCAAGTCACCTTCTCAGCGAAGGTTGCTCGCCCCGTTCATAAATTCGCTATTAAGCTTTTACTCTCTCAGTCTACAATCCACCCAGGCACTTGTCAAGCCCTTAACCCCGATTTGGTCGGAAAAGGAATTTTAGGCATCTAATAATCGATTTCAGGGCTTCTCCGTTAATGGCTAAGCGAGGATGCAGGGCAGATTGTTATCGGTTCTCCGTCATAGTTCTGGCGGGTCCGTCAATGGGAGCTTGCGCAAGCTATTTTTCAGCCAGTTTCGCCTGGGGTCTTATGACGGCTAAGGTTCGCCGAATGGCCTCACGTGAGACACTGTATTCATCAGCAAGTTGCCGCAGGCTTCGCGTCCTATGCCTTGCCGTGATTTCAGACCAAAGGTGTGGCGATAATCTGCGACTCGGTCTGTAAGAAATGGTGAGATATAAAGGGGCTTCCACCGGATAGGTTTCATCGAAAGGTCTAACATGAGGTTGCAATCCCCGCCGGGGTCGCCAGCAATATCTCTAGCGTGACATTCGTAAGACAACCTGAAGAATGGTTCAAACTCCGTCCTTGGCTTCACCGCCACCACTTTGCCACCGCTACCCAGCTTTATTACCTCAAATAGCACATTTGCTAACTTGTTTCTCTGTTCCTGATTAGCTATTCTCCAGGCATCGGCCACATTAGCTAGGAAACTGGCTAAATGCTTAAGCTCATCATCCTTGGAACCAGTGGGTAATAACTGCCTGAGTTGGTACTCCATTTCCTGATGCTCTTTCAGGTACTCTTTCTCAGCTATGTGACCCCAGCGATACTGTTGCTTTAACCGCTTTAGACTTGCCTCTATCTGTTTACGTCGACTCTCATTATCATCGTAAGCATTTACCAACTTACGATGATAATCAAGTATCTTTTCCTGGTAGTCATCCGGGATAACGAAATCCGCCAAGTACCATTCTATCTGCCTTTCATAGACATCTAAAAAAGTACCCCTAAAATCGCAACGAAGCCCCCCAGATCGAGAGGCACAATAGACTCTAGCCCTTCCTTTTGGGTTTGTCTGCATACGTATACTTCCATCACAACAGGTACAACTTGCAATACCAGAAAGACTATACGTTCTCGCTCTTGTGTTTACGGTTTGCCGTGGAGACCGCCACTTTGATCGTACCTCCTGAAC of Chloroflexota bacterium contains these proteins:
- a CDS encoding recombinase family protein, translated to MKAALYARVSSEEQVEGYSIDAQRRAFKQLCEAREWVPHAEYIEEGKSAHTDDLRKRPVFKQAIDDALAGKYDVLVVHKIDRFSRKLKITLEYFEKLGKAGVGFVSIQNDIDYSTPTGKFMLVMQGGLAELYSDNLSEETKKGWHERRKQGLYCGTLPFGAMKGEDGVPVPDMQDRKTNIDGREVNVRNYEGLKMAFDLAAQGKSDREVAMALNASGYRTTGTHGSRPFSKDTIKDMLKNRFHLGYISDGNGGWMDAQHQPFVDPGVFETVQEVRSKWRSPRQTVNTRARTYSLSGIASCTCCDGSIRMQTNPKGRARVYCASRSGGLRCDFRGTFLDVYERQIEWYLADFVIPDDYQEKILDYHRKLVNAYDDNESRRKQIEASLKRLKQQYRWGHIAEKEYLKEHQEMEYQLRQLLPTGSKDDELKHLASFLANVADAWRIANQEQRNKLANVLFEVIKLGSGGKVVAVKPRTEFEPFFRLSYECHARDIAGDPGGDCNLMLDLSMKPIRWKPLYISPFLTDRVADYRHTFGLKSRQGIGREACGNLLMNTVSHVRPFGEP